The proteins below come from a single Vibrio natriegens NBRC 15636 = ATCC 14048 = DSM 759 genomic window:
- a CDS encoding helicase-related protein has product MSLLPIDTLKDEFDQNLKHAHLVVEAETGSGKSTRLPLWAAGHGRVLVIEPRRIACTSLAEFLAQQSGESVGGKIGYAIKLHSYFDENTQVVFVTPGVALRWFAEDKLASFDIVMVDEFHERRWDIDLLTAILKQENRHRLIVTSATLEGEKLADYLQAKRLRSEGRCFPVSVTYRSADSRYLPNKKGCENDVVRAVKEALEDEEGDILVFLPGRKEITQCAQMLQSLESVLVVKLHASVSDDERNRALTIQSQRKVVLATNVAETSLTIPNIRVVIDSGLERRTVQRNGRTALTLSNISKASAEQRMGRAGRVAQGTCIRLYGEHAPLELITPPELHREELVEPMLAAACCGYRLAELSFLDSVPDKSLHLAFESLKAMEAVDEQGEITEHGRKVYPLPIDALFADLVTRIQTRPEKEAMVDLAAALSVPAQLYQLQSGDVAEALALEEPTGCDASLMIRLVRGDKLPGITVDSSVLEEAQGLAKQMRELFELPQLEVASRYRRESLCYAIAEIHPELVFVRRERRRDALGNGVMEMVVGRNSRFPEKEQAALVLDSHSVPGRGVKQTLNLASVMMPAPLSLIKDLSLGEWQQGETNYEEESPRATMSLVYAGRTVVTEFQALQGDVAIQSIVEMIEDETLMPGFAPLRKQQILHWQLYNALGLNQQTTGLEGLESLTFTDWLAEQLQTLGVESVEDMALFDADDLPFAGVPEWEYEDFAQKFPLKLLLAELKLDVEYFASRKLVHVVYSEGSRKGDPKRWELPRWSGWKVQYKKASRVIDVK; this is encoded by the coding sequence ATGTCTCTATTACCTATCGATACCCTAAAAGATGAATTTGATCAGAACCTGAAACACGCTCACCTTGTTGTAGAAGCTGAAACTGGTTCGGGTAAATCAACTCGCTTACCACTTTGGGCTGCTGGCCATGGCCGTGTTTTAGTGATTGAACCGCGCCGAATAGCCTGTACGTCATTGGCGGAGTTTCTTGCGCAGCAATCAGGTGAGTCGGTCGGTGGGAAAATTGGCTATGCGATTAAGCTACATTCTTATTTTGATGAAAATACGCAAGTGGTTTTTGTTACGCCAGGTGTTGCGCTACGTTGGTTTGCAGAAGACAAGCTGGCAAGCTTCGATATCGTAATGGTCGATGAATTTCATGAACGCCGTTGGGACATTGATCTCCTTACCGCGATTTTGAAACAGGAAAATCGTCACCGTCTTATTGTCACTTCTGCCACTTTAGAGGGAGAGAAGCTTGCTGATTATTTACAGGCTAAACGTCTTCGCTCTGAAGGGCGTTGCTTCCCAGTTTCAGTGACATATCGAAGCGCTGATAGCCGTTATCTTCCGAACAAAAAAGGCTGTGAGAATGATGTTGTTCGAGCAGTTAAAGAAGCGTTGGAGGACGAAGAGGGAGACATTCTGGTATTTCTTCCTGGTCGTAAAGAGATCACTCAGTGTGCCCAGATGCTGCAAAGTCTGGAAAGTGTATTGGTGGTAAAGCTTCATGCTTCTGTGAGTGATGACGAGCGCAATCGTGCATTAACCATCCAAAGTCAGCGAAAGGTCGTGCTTGCTACTAATGTGGCTGAAACGTCGCTAACCATTCCAAACATTCGAGTCGTGATTGATAGCGGGCTCGAAAGACGAACTGTGCAGCGTAATGGTCGCACGGCATTAACGTTAAGCAACATTTCCAAAGCCAGTGCTGAACAGCGAATGGGACGAGCAGGTCGTGTTGCACAAGGCACTTGCATAAGGCTATATGGAGAACATGCGCCTTTAGAACTCATTACGCCTCCCGAGCTGCACCGAGAAGAATTAGTCGAGCCGATGTTGGCCGCCGCTTGCTGCGGATATCGTCTGGCAGAATTGTCTTTCCTCGATAGTGTCCCTGATAAATCATTGCATCTGGCATTTGAAAGCCTGAAAGCCATGGAAGCGGTTGATGAGCAAGGTGAGATTACCGAGCACGGAAGAAAAGTATATCCATTACCGATTGATGCCTTATTTGCTGATTTAGTGACCCGTATTCAGACCAGACCCGAAAAAGAGGCCATGGTTGATTTAGCGGCTGCGTTGTCGGTTCCTGCGCAGCTATATCAGTTGCAAAGTGGCGACGTTGCGGAGGCTTTGGCACTAGAGGAGCCTACGGGGTGTGATGCTTCTCTGATGATTCGTTTAGTTCGCGGCGACAAGTTACCAGGCATCACAGTCGATTCAAGTGTGCTGGAAGAAGCGCAGGGCCTTGCTAAGCAAATGCGGGAGCTATTCGAATTACCGCAACTGGAAGTCGCATCAAGATATCGGCGCGAATCACTTTGCTATGCCATAGCGGAAATTCACCCTGAACTGGTGTTTGTTCGCAGAGAGCGCCGTCGAGATGCTTTAGGGAACGGCGTTATGGAGATGGTAGTAGGGCGCAATAGCCGTTTCCCCGAAAAAGAGCAAGCCGCGTTAGTGCTGGATAGCCATAGTGTGCCCGGCAGAGGTGTTAAGCAGACGCTTAATCTTGCTTCGGTGATGATGCCAGCGCCATTATCGCTCATTAAAGACCTCAGCTTGGGAGAGTGGCAACAAGGCGAAACCAATTATGAAGAAGAATCACCACGGGCAACCATGAGCCTGGTGTACGCTGGTCGGACTGTCGTGACCGAGTTTCAGGCGTTACAAGGGGACGTTGCCATTCAATCTATCGTAGAGATGATCGAAGATGAAACGTTAATGCCGGGGTTTGCGCCATTAAGAAAACAGCAAATTCTGCATTGGCAGTTATACAACGCACTGGGGTTAAATCAACAAACGACCGGCCTCGAAGGATTGGAATCTCTCACTTTTACCGATTGGTTAGCCGAGCAACTGCAAACACTGGGGGTCGAATCAGTTGAAGATATGGCGTTATTCGATGCCGATGATCTGCCTTTTGCCGGAGTACCTGAATGGGAATACGAGGATTTCGCGCAGAAATTCCCTCTGAAATTATTGCTTGCCGAACTCAAGCTTGATGTGGAGTACTTTGCCAGCCGCAAACTTGTCCATGTTGTTTATAGTGAAGGGAGTCGAAAGGGCGATCCGAAGCGCTGGGAACTGCCACGTTGGTCGGGTTGGAAAGTGCAATATAAGAAAGCCAGCCGCGTCATTGATGTGAAGTAA